ACCGCGCCAGCGGCGGCACCGGGCTCGGCCTGGCCATCGCCGACCGCGCCATACGCGCCCACGGCGGGCGGATCGAAGCGGCCAACGCTGGGCCCGGCCTCCGCGTCACCATCGCGCTGCCGGTGGACGCCGGCGGATCGGGGTTTCCTAACAGTTCTTTACACAAATCGCGGTTACCGGATGGAGCCGGGAGGGGTCTACCTACCAGAGGTCATGAGCCTCCCGGTGGGGATGTTGAACCGGTTCGCGTGGAGAGCGACAACAGTGCAACCTAGCTTGGAATTGACGGTCGATACCGAATTGATGCTTCGGCTGAAGGACGGAGACACCGAAACCGTCAAACTGCTTCTCGACAAGCACTGGGACCGCCTGGTGCTATTCATCCAGCGGATGGTGCACAACCGGGCCGTGGCCGAGGAGTTGGCCCAGGAGGCGTTTCTCCGCGTCTACCTCTCGCGCGAGCGTTACGAGCCCACGGCGAAGTTCACCACGTGGCTCTATCGCATCGCGAGCAACCGCGCGCTGAACTGGATCCGCGATACGCGGAACGAAACCAACCAGGAGTCGCTCGACGCCATCCCGAACTCGGGCATCCGCCGCCAGTTCCGGGATCCGGGCGTCGCCCTCGACGAAGAGTACGAGAAGGTCGAACATCGCGCCATTCTCCGCGAGCAGGTGCGTTCCGCTCTTGAAAGCCTTCCCGCGCGGCAGCGCCGGGCGGTGATCATGCATCGTTGGGAGGAGATGGAGTATGCGCGCATCGCCCAGGAACTGGGTTGCACGGTACCCACGGTGAAATCCCTGCTGTGGCGCGCCTACACGACGCTGCGCGTCCGCCTGCAGCACACCCAGACAGCCAACTGACTACTTGCTCTTCGCGGATCGTCTCGGGTTGTGCCGCGCCCGAACCTTGGGCCGCGGCAGGCGCTTCGTCCCCTGCTTTTTGTACGCCGTGACCGACTTGCGCGACATAGTCCGTTTGGAGGTACGGTGTTTGGCGCTGGCGCGGGTGCGCTTCGAACTCCGCACCTTGCGCGTGGACCGATAGGAAACGCGGCTTTTGTTCCTCGCCGCCACGAGCACCGGCTGCGGGCTCACCGTGTCGCTTTCCATCAGCGGATCGCCGCGGCGGACAGAGTCGAAGAAATCGAACACGGTGGGCAGCGATGTGGCGCCGAGGGAATTGTGCCCGTCGGGGAACTCCTTGTAAACGAAGTTCTGGAGGCGTGGCCCCAGGAAATCGACGAGGTTGGCGGCGTAGCGATTGGTGGCCAGCCGGTCCTGCCGGCCCTGGACGTAAAGCAGCGGCTTGTCGTTGTTTTCGGTGAGCGGCAGGCGCGACAACTCGGCCGGTTGATAGCGGAAGGCGGACCCCACGGCCGCCAGCGCGGCGAAGCGCTGCGCGAACCGGAAGCCGATCTTCCACGTCCCCACGCCTCCCGAGGAATGACCGGAAAGGTAGATCTGCGACTCGTCGATGGGGTAAAGCGCCGTCACACGGTCGATCACGTCGAGCACGTCCTGCTCGGCATCGCCGGTGTAGCGAGTGCCAGGCCCCCGCCCGCGCGGCGCCACCACGAAATAGCCGCGCTCTTCGGCCAGCCGGAGCAACATGCGGTCACCCGTTGCCCGATCGCGGTACAGGTCGAAATAGCTGTTCTCGTCGCCGTGGTGCCCGTGGAGGACCACGAGCAGCGGATAGGTCCTTTCGGCTTCGAGGCTGGTGGGGGCGTAGAGGCGATACGGCTGAATCGTGCCGTCCAAGGTGGAACGGTAGGCCTGGTGCATGTCGCCCGTGCGGCCCTGGAGCGGGTCGCCGCCGGCCTCAAGGGCTTCGATCAAGGCGACCGCTTCCTTCCATTCGCCGCCGCCCGACTTGCGCTTCTTCTTCTCCCCGGATTGCACGAGGAACCGGGCAGTCTCCACGGCGGCCAGCCGCGATGGCGTTTCCGCCGTGACCCGGTCCAACCGGCGGTTGAGTTCCGCCTGATTCTGGGTTGTTGAAGTAATCAACAAGAGTGCCGGAATCAGGAACATCGGGTACTCCGTCGCATCCCGGTAGTATACGTCAAAACGTGACGCCCACGAGGAAGGTGAGTTGATTGTCGCGCGCGCTGATCAGGTTCGAAATCCGGAACTGCTCGTCGAACCGGTGGGTGTAGCGGACCTCGGGGGCGACGCGGATAACCGGCAGGCGCAGTTCCACGCCGCCGCCGAAAACCACGCCTGTGGTGAACGTCTTGACGAACTCGGCGGGGTCCCGGATCGCCAGGCCGGACAAGCGGTTGAACGCGACCCCGGCGGCCAGGAACGGCTGGGCCGGTTCCCCACCGAAGCGCTTCCGCAGCATCAGAGGGAACTCCCACTGGCTGCCTTTCTTCGATTCGCCGTTGTCGCTGTACTCCAGGCGCTGATAGAGGATGTCGAAGTTGATTCCGAAGTTGGCGGGAAGCCGGACCTCGAACGTGGGGCCGAAGGTGTAGCGGTGCGGGATGCTCTCAAACCGGTTGCCGATGGTGTGAAACGCGTCGAGAATCGGCGCGCCCCCACGCACCCCCACGGAAAGACTCTGGGCCGGCAGCAATCCGGCCACGGCAAGAAACAGGGCAAATTGTCGCAATAGGAAGTTCTCCACGTCCTACGGTTTTTCCCGCAGGAACTGTTTGATGGACCGGATCGCCTGACGGCTCC
This DNA window, taken from Bryobacteraceae bacterium, encodes the following:
- a CDS encoding RNA polymerase sigma factor produces the protein MQPSLELTVDTELMLRLKDGDTETVKLLLDKHWDRLVLFIQRMVHNRAVAEELAQEAFLRVYLSRERYEPTAKFTTWLYRIASNRALNWIRDTRNETNQESLDAIPNSGIRRQFRDPGVALDEEYEKVEHRAILREQVRSALESLPARQRRAVIMHRWEEMEYARIAQELGCTVPTVKSLLWRAYTTLRVRLQHTQTAN
- a CDS encoding alpha/beta fold hydrolase, with product MFLIPALLLITSTTQNQAELNRRLDRVTAETPSRLAAVETARFLVQSGEKKKRKSGGGEWKEAVALIEALEAGGDPLQGRTGDMHQAYRSTLDGTIQPYRLYAPTSLEAERTYPLLVVLHGHHGDENSYFDLYRDRATGDRMLLRLAEERGYFVVAPRGRGPGTRYTGDAEQDVLDVIDRVTALYPIDESQIYLSGHSSGGVGTWKIGFRFAQRFAALAAVGSAFRYQPAELSRLPLTENNDKPLLYVQGRQDRLATNRYAANLVDFLGPRLQNFVYKEFPDGHNSLGATSLPTVFDFFDSVRRGDPLMESDTVSPQPVLVAARNKSRVSYRSTRKVRSSKRTRASAKHRTSKRTMSRKSVTAYKKQGTKRLPRPKVRARHNPRRSAKSK